The Prionailurus bengalensis isolate Pbe53 chromosome A3, Fcat_Pben_1.1_paternal_pri, whole genome shotgun sequence genome includes a window with the following:
- the FITM2 gene encoding acyl-coenzyme A diphosphatase FITM2, whose amino-acid sequence MRPRGGTAPSRAKGKTVAGRTPGGGRWPTRSGMEHLECCARFLRGTLVRAAVRRYLPWALAASMLAGSLLKELSPLPESYLSNKRNVLNVYFVKLAWAWTFCLLLPFIALTNYHLTGKAGLVLRRLSTLLVGTAIWYVCTALFSNIEHYTGSCYQSPALEGVRKEHQSKKQCHGEGGFWHGFDISGHSFLLTFCALMIVEEMAVLHEVKTDRSHCLHTAITTLVVALGFLTFIWVWMFLCTAVYFHDLSQKLFGTLFGLLGWYGTYGFWYLKPFSPGLPPQSSSLNLKQDSYKE is encoded by the exons ATGCGCCCAAGAGGAGGCACGGCGCCTTCCCGAGCGAAGGGCAAGACGGTAGCCGGGAGGACACCGGGAGGCGGACGGTGGCCGACGAGGTCGGGCATGGAGCATCTGGAGTGCTGCGCGAGGTTCCTCCGGGGGACGCTGGTGCGAGCGGCGGTGCGGCGCTACCTGCCCTGGGCGCTGGCGGCCTCCATGCTGGCGGGCTCCCTCCTCAAGGAGCTCTCCCCGCTGCCCGAGAGCTACCTCAGCAACAAGCGCAACGTCCTCAACGT GTATTTTGTCAAACTGGCCTGGGCCTGGACCTTCTGTCTCCTCCTGCCTTTCATTGCCCTCACCAACTACCACCTGACAGGCAAGGCCGGCCTGGTCCTGCGGCGGCTGAGCACCCTGCTTGTGGGCACGGCCATCTGGTATGTCTGCACAGCTCTCTTCTCCAACATCGAACACTACACGGGCAGCTGCTACCAGTCGCCGGCCCTGGAGGGGGTCAGAAAGGAGCACCAGAGTAAGAAGCAGTGCCACGGGGAAGGAGGCTTTTGGCATGGCTTTGACATCTCGGGCCACTCCTTCCTGCTGACCTTCTGCGCCCTCATGATTGTGGAGGAGATGGCTGTGCTGCATGAGGTGAAGACGGACCGAAGCCACTGCCTCCACACCGCCATCACCACCCTGGTGGTGGCCCTGGGCTTCCTCACCTTCATCTGGGTGTGGATGTTTCTGTGCACGGCCGTTTACTTCCACGACTTGTCCCAGAAACTGTTTGGCACCCTGTTCGGTTTGCTGGGCTGGTACGGGACCTATGGGTTTTGGTATCTGAAACCCTTTTCCCCAGGACTTCCTCCCCAGAGCTCTAGTTTGAATTTGAAGCAAGACAGTTacaaggaataa
- the R3HDML gene encoding peptidase inhibitor R3HDML: MPLLPSTVGLAGLLFWAGQAVNTLMPNATLALARTEGTAVWPLSGLGVPRYRRKRHISARDMSALLDYHNHIRASVHPPAANMEYMVWDERLARSAEAWATQCIWAHGPSQLMRHVGQNLSIHSGRYRSVVDLVKSWSEEKRHYSFPAPRDCRPHCPWRCSGPVCSHYTQMVWASSNRLGCALHTCGSINVWGNTWRQAVYLVCNYAIKGNWIGEAPYKMGRPCSACPPSYQGTCSSNMCFSGLKSNKLLWF; this comes from the exons ATGCCCCTGCTGCCCAGCACCGTGGGCCTGGCAGGCCTGCTCTTCTGGGCAGGCCAGGCAGTGAACACCTTGATGCCCAATGCCACCCTGGCACTGGCCCGGACCGAGGGCACAGCCGTGTGGCCCCTGAGTGGCCTGGGGGTGCCCCGGTACCGGCGGAAGCGCCACATCTCTGCCCGGGACATGAGTGCCTTATTGGATTATCACAACCACATCCGGGCCAGTGTGCACCCACCTGCGGCCAACATGGAGTATATG GTCTGGGACGAGCGGCTGGCCAGGTCTGCCGAGGCCTGGGCCACCCAGTGCATCTGGGCCCACGGGCCCTCACAGCTGATGAGACACGTGGGCCAGAACCTGTCCATCCATTCTGGCCG GTACCGCTCGGTGGTGGACCTCGTCAAGTCTTGGTCTGAGGAGAAGCGGCATTACTCGTTTCCGGCCCCCAGGGACTGTCGCCCACATTGCCCCTGGCGCTGCAGCGGCCCTGTCTGCTCCCACtatacccag ATGGTGTGGGCATCCTCCAATCGGCTGGGCTGTGCCCTCCACACCTGTGGCAGCATCAACGTCTGGGGCAACACCTGGCGTCAGGCAGTGTACCTGGTCTGCAACTACGCCATTAA GGGCAACTGGATCGGCGAGGCACCATACAAGATGGGGCGGCCGTGTTCTGCCTGTCCCCCAAGTTACCAAGGCACCTGCAGTAGCAACATGTGTTTCTCTGGACTCAAATCCAATAAGCTTCTGTGGTTCTAA